Within Rothia sp. ZJ932, the genomic segment CGCCCTCAAGATCAGCAACAACTTCTTCTAGCCCCTCCCAGCTCTGATTCGTAAACCGTGCATAGGTATTAATGTCAGAAGGTCCCACCTGGTAGTAGGTTGAGGTCATCTCAATAGGCGGGTTTACCGGCGCGTTCTGCTCGTGAGGCGGACGTCCGCCAGCTACTACGCAGGTAAGGGGTGAAAAGTGTGCATCGTGTTCGGTCATACCTCTTATAGTAGATCTTCTCAGCGCCTCAGCCTCCTAAGCCAAGTGGCGAACTGTCTAAGTTGCGTTGGATTGGTAGTCTTATCTGTGTGAATACCAGCTTGCACTTTACGCCCGCTACCGCCCCCAACGCCCACACCTGCCCAGGGTCTTTTATTGTTTTCGAGGGCGGCGATGGCTCAGGAAAAACTACACAAATACGTCTTCTCGCTGATGCTCTGCGCCAAAAACTGAAGAAGGTTACCGTCACCCGTGAACCCGGCGGCACCAAAATTGGCGAAAAATTGCGGGCACTAGTGCTTGAACACGGCAACGGTGAAATCGACGCCCATACCGAAGCCCTTATTTTTGCCGCATCACGGGCAGCCCATGCCCACCAGCTTATTCGCCCGTGCATTGAGCGCGGTGAAGTGGTGCTGTGCGATCGCTACATTGATTCTTCTGCTGCCTACCAAGGCGCCGGGAGGGGTCTAGGAATAGACACCATCGTAGATCTCAGTCGCTGGGCAACCAACGACCTCACCCCTGACCTCACCATTGTTCTTGATGTTCCCTTAGCGGTTTCGCGCGAACGCGCCGGTGCGCGGGGGGCTGCAGATCGTATGGAATCGGAATCTGATGATTTCCATGCTGCCCTGAGCGATACCTTTATTCAGCGGGCGGCAGCTGACCCCGCTCGTTACGTGGTTATCGATGCTACCGGCACCCTGGATGATGTTCACCTGCGCGTTCTTGACGCTGTTTCTGCACCTTTAGGGTTGGGCGCATGAGTGTCTGGGAGAAGCTAGTTGGTCAAGAGGCGGTTGTTGCTCAATTACAGCGCGCCGCCCAAAAGGAGCGTCCCACCCACGCTTGGCTGTTCAGCGGGTCGGCAGGGGCAGGCCGCGATACCGCTGCCCTTGCTTTCGCAGCGGCTTTACTGTGCGATAATGAAGGCGCACGCGGTTGCGGCATCTGTAAATCCTGCCTGACGGTACTCAGCGGATCGCACGCCGATCTCACTCACTTTCGCACGCAAAATCTCACCATCAAGATTGAAGAAGCCCGCGAACTCATTACCAAGGCGCAGGACCGCCCATCGGTGGGGCGCTGGCGCGTCATGATTGTTGAAGATGCCAACCGTATGCCCGAACGTACCTCTAACGTTCTGCTCAAAGCTATCGAGGAGCCGCCTCCGCACACTATCTGGCTGCTCACCGCCCCCAGTCCCTCCGATGTTCTGGTTACTATTCGCTCCCGCTGCCGCCCGGTGACCCTGCGTATTCCACCGGTAACAGCTATCGCAGATTTGCTCACGAATTCCTACGGCGTGAACAGCGCTGAAGCCGAGGACGTCGCCCGCATCTCCCAGGGAAACATTGATACCGCCCTGCGCCTCTCTGTTAGTCACGACGCTGCGGACGCACGTGCCCGCCGGGACTTCGTTGTGCAAATTCCTCTGCGCCTACGCACTATCTCAACGGCAATGGACGCCGCCGACAAGCTGATGGAGCACGCTACCAACGAAGCAGAGGCGGACGCATCCGCCCGCAATGACGCCGAACTTTCAGCCCTGCGACAGGCACTGGGTATCGCTGAAGGCGAGCGCGTCACCCCTGCGATGCGCTCGCAGGTGCGGCAGCTGGAAGAGGACCACAAACGTCGTGCCAAGCGTATTCAAACGGATACGCTCGATCGTTTTCTGGTGGATCTGCAGACCTTCTACCGCGATGTGCTGACCCTGCAACTGGCAACCGGTTCGCAACTCGTTAACGCCCGTTTTGTCCCGCAGTTACAGCAATACGCTCAGCAGGTAGCTCCTGAACGGACCATGGCGCACCTTGAACTCGTCAGCAAAACTAGGCGGCGCATCACCACCAATGCTAGTGCCAAGCTTATGCTCGAGGCGCTCATGACAGGTCTCATGAACGTCTAGGAGCGTCTGCACCAACGGCAGAAAACAAAAACCTGTTGTCCCTTAACTCTGATACGAGCAGGGGCAACAGGTTTTGTATGTTCTTAGGGTTTACCGATGGGCGGCAATGTAAAGGTCGCCGGTGCCGGTAATCGTGGCGGTAACGGGGGCGCCCACATGCATGACCGATTCAGTACCGGTAATCTCAAAGCTCTGCCCCGCACCGGTAATAGTCACCTGACCGCCGGTGCTAATGAGGGTTGAGGTCCCCTCAAAAGTAAACTCAATCGGCGCGTCCTCACGCACCTGCACACGAGTCACGCTCAACCGCTGATCCCACATAGCGTAGGTAGCAACCCCCGGCGTAATGCGCTCAGGAGTCTGAATCTCGGGGGAACCCTGCTCCACCGCGAGAATCTTAATAAGTTCATCGGTATCAATATGTTTGGGGGTCAGACCCGCGCGCATCACATTGTCTGAAGGGTTCATCAGTTCAATCGCGGTGCCATCAAGGTAGGCGTGTACCTGACCGTCAGGGGTGAACGCTGACTCACCGGGAGCAAGCTCAATATAGTTCATTACCAAAGCCACTAGCAGACCGCGATCACCGGGATACTTACCGGCAACCATCTCCACCAGCTCAGCGGCTTTAACCAGGACGCGCTCGTCACCGGAATAGGCAGCAGCGGCAGCTACCGTTTCATCAACAGCACGTACAGTCGCGTCCTCATCTAATTGAATAATGGTTGTCAGCAAATCCTTAGCAGTAGGTGCCGGTAACAGCGCCTGCAACCACTCCAGGTTAAAACCGCTCGCCAGCGCGTCAAGCTGGTGAGCATCACGCACGCCGGTAAGAATCTTCACCTCAGATACCGCAATAACAGTTTCAGGCTTCGAAAAACGATCCTTATAGTTACGGTGAGGGGCGTCTAAAGCAATACCGCGGGCATTTTCGTCGGCAAAACCTTCTTCTGCCTGCTCGTCAGTAGGATGCACCTGAATTGAAAGCGGCGCATCAATAGCAAGAATCTTGAAAAGATAGGGGAAAGCGTCATTAGAGCGTTCAGCAACCAAAAAACGCTGGGGGTCTTGTTCAACAAGCTGGTCTAGCCCCTGTTCCTGACCGTCGAGTAAAGCAATAGAGGGCGCTGACGGGTGCGCGCCCACCCATACTTCAGCCTCTGGATCCTGCGTAGGAACAGGAACACCGCGCATCTGCGCCAAGGTCGTGCGAGAACCCCACGCATAGTTTTGAATTTGATTCTTTAGTTTAAACAATTCACCCATAGGGATAATCCAACCATGACTACCTTTTTCTGTGATGTTTTCTTAGGCTCCATTTTGCGTGTTTATTGCCATAATTGCGTTTTGTCGGAATGAGCAGAGCGAAGGGAGCATTAGAATTACCCTATGACTACAGTAGATTTAAATGCTTCTTTTAAGGCATACGATGTGCGTGGTATCGTCGGCGATACCATCACCGCTGAAACCGTTCGCGCAACAGGCGCTGCCTTTGTTGATGTTCTCGGTCTTGCAGGCCAGAAGGTGCTGGTGGGTGCTGATATGCGACCCTCAGGTCCGGAATTCATGGACGCGTTCGCAGAAGGTGCAACCGCTCGCGGCGCTAACGTTGTGAAAATCGGTCTCATCTCGACCGACGAACTGTACTTCGCATGCGGCGTTGAGAACGCAGCCGGTGTCACTTTCACCGCTTCTCATAACCCTGCCGAGTACAACGGCATGAAGATGGCTAAGGCTGGCGCTGTGCCGATTTCATCAGAAACCGGTCTCTTTGACGTGCGCGACTTGGCGCAGAAGTACCTCAACGACGGCGAGATTACCGCTGTTGAAACTACCGGCACCGTTTCTGAAAAAGACTTCCTGAAGTCCTACGCAGAATACCTGCGCAAGCTGGTTGATCTCTCTGGCATTCGTCCGCTCAAGGTTGTAGTGGATGCGGGTAACGGCATGGGCGGCATGACCACCCCCGCTGTTTTGGGCGACACTATTCTGCCCGGTCTACCCCTTGAGATTGTGCCCCTCTACTTTGAGCTAGACGGCACCTTTCCCAACCACCCCGCCAACCCGCTTGAGCCTGCCAACCTGGTTGATTTGCAGAAGTCAGTTGTTAAGCACGGTGCTGATATTGGCTTGGCTTTTGACGGCGACGCTGACCGCTGCTTCGTTATTGACGAAAAGGGCGAGCCTGTCACCCCCTCAGCTATTACTGCTTTGGTTGCTGAGCGTGAGCTCAAGCGTGCCCAGGCTGAAGGCAATGATGAGCCCGTTATTATTTACAACCTGATTACCTCAAAGGCTGTACCCGAACTCGTTGAGAAGCTGGGCGGACACGCTATCAAGACCCGCGTGGGTCACTCCTTCATCAAGGCTGTTATGGCAGAAGAAAGCGGCGTTTTTGGTGGCGAGCACTCAGCGCACTACTACTTCAAGGACTTCTTCAACGCTGATACCGGCATGCTCGCTGCGATGCACGTGCTGGCAGCTCTCGGTGAGGCTGAGACCCCGCTGAGCAAGCTCGGTGCTCAGTATTCCCCCTACATTTCATCGGGCGAGATCAACTCAGAAATTGAAGATAAGAAGGGTGCGGTTGACCGCGTCCGCGCGCTCTACGCTGATAACACTGATGTGACCGTTGAAGATTCAGACGGCACCACCTTCTCTAACGCTGCTGAGGGCTGGTGGGCGAACCTGCGTCCGTCCAACACCGAGCCTTTCCTGCGTCTGAACCTGGAAGCTCCCGATACCGCGACCATGGAACGTGTACGCGACGAGATTCTAGCTGAGGTACGCAAGTAACACTGCGCTTTCACAGCCCAAGAGCCTGCCACTGTTTGACTGTGGCAGGCTCTTTTCGTATACCGAATGTGCCTGAAGCTAGATCAGCACATTGACCAGCGCAACCAAGCCAACCGCAATAATAACAACGCGCGGTAGGGTGGGCGGTAGGCGGCGTCCGACCTTGGAGCCGACCAATAATCTGGATACCTCAAGTATTGACTGGTTAGTGCAGGCTATCAATGCTTACCGGGGTGCCCTCGTTCTGGTGAGCCATGACGAAGATTTTTGCGAACGCATCGGTAGTACACGAACGCTGACGCTGGGAAGCCCCTCGTAAGAGGCAAGACTTAGCTGGCTACCTTCTCTGCGCGCAAAAGGACGCCGCCACTTCTGCATCTAGCGAAAGTAACGGCGTCCTTGGACACCTAACGCGAGGCTGCAAACTAGGCGGTACGAGCCTGGTCGTGCAGCATCCACTGGTCAGGGCCGAAGATTTCGTACTGGATCTGCTGACCCGGTACACCAGCTTCTACCAGTGCTGAGCGAGTTGCCTGCATGAAAGGCAGCGGACCGCACAGATAAACAGAAGCGTTGGAGGGAACATCGAGCTTTGAAACGTCTACGCGACCTTCAAAGTCGCCTGAGCCATCGCCCAAGAAGGAGACCAGCTTGCCGTTTTCTAGCTTCTCAACAGCGGCAGTGTACTCGTCTTTGAGGGGCCATGAGCTAGCGGTGCGATCAGCATGAACCGCCACTACCTCACGTGCAGAACCCTCAGCAGCAAGCTCAGAAACAAAAGCCAGCATGGGGGTGATACCAATACCTGCGCTGAAGAGGTAAAGCGGTGACTCGGGGTTGTCACCGAACGAACCGAGGGTAACATCGCCGTAGGGGTTAGAAATTTCTACAAGGTCACCGTTCTGCAGTTCGTGCAGAATAACGGTCATCTCGCCCTGTTCATCGAGCTTGATTGCAACGCGACGCTGATTCTTCTTAGCGGGCAGCAGGGTGAACTGGCGGGGCTGACGCAGACCGTCACGAGCCTTGGTGATGATTGAAACGTACTGACCGGCAACCGCCTCAGTCATGGGGGTTTCATCGGCAGGCTCGAAAGTCAGCACGAGAGTCTTCTCGCCGGTCTCTTCGCGGGCAACCACCTTGAAAGGGGCGAACATGACGTCGTTTGCCTGAGATGCATAGAGACCCTTTTCGAGCTTGATAAGGGCATCTGCCATCAGCCAGTACACCTCTGTCCATGCCTCAGCGACCTCGGGGGTAGCAGCATCACCCAAGTCAGCGGCAATAGCTTCAAAGAGGTACTTATAAACAGTGGGATATTCCTCTTCTTTGAGGCCCAGGGCTGCGTGCTTGTGAGCTACGCGGGAAAGAACTTCGTCGGGGTATGAGTCGGGGTTAGCGACAATCCAGGACGCGAAGACAGCGATTGACCCTGCCAGCGCCTTAGGCTGGGTACCCTCAAGCTGAGATGAGCGTGAGAACATACCGTCCATGAGATCAGGACGAGCTGCAAACATGCGCTTGTAGAACTCGGGGGTGATGTAGTTGATGCGCTCAGCGATCACGGGCAGGGTTGCCTCGATGACGGGGCGGGACTTTTCTGAAAGCACGGGGGCCTCCTTAGTGACAGTCTGTTGATAAACCACTCCCAATCTAGCATACAGAATGCGAATTTTAGGTAAATGAAAAACCCGCCACGCCCGAAAGCATAGCGGGTTCAAAAAGTTTTCAGTTTACCCAGCGAACTATAGTGGCGAAATCTCAGGCAGACGTTGGGCGAGCGACCCCAACCCCAGCTCTATAAAGACCGGACCCATCTGACGCTGATTGGGCAGCTCCGCAATAACAATATCGTCTACAGCAGCGAAGAAAGCCTCACGGGCGCGCCCTAACACCGTTCGCAACGCACAGTTATTACGCATGGGACAGGACGTGTGGTTACTGTGCGTTTCGCACTCCACCATTGCCACATCACCCTCAGAAGCCCGCAAAACAGCGCCAATCGTCACCACTCTGCCAGAGGCAGACAGCACCACACCACCGGTACGACCGCGGGTTGATTCAACCCAGCCCCTACTCGCCAAGAAGGCAACAGACTTGGCTACATGGTTATAGGGCGTGCCCACACCATCTGCG encodes:
- a CDS encoding DNA polymerase III subunit delta'; translated protein: MSVWEKLVGQEAVVAQLQRAAQKERPTHAWLFSGSAGAGRDTAALAFAAALLCDNEGARGCGICKSCLTVLSGSHADLTHFRTQNLTIKIEEARELITKAQDRPSVGRWRVMIVEDANRMPERTSNVLLKAIEEPPPHTIWLLTAPSPSDVLVTIRSRCRPVTLRIPPVTAIADLLTNSYGVNSAEAEDVARISQGNIDTALRLSVSHDAADARARRDFVVQIPLRLRTISTAMDAADKLMEHATNEAEADASARNDAELSALRQALGIAEGERVTPAMRSQVRQLEEDHKRRAKRIQTDTLDRFLVDLQTFYRDVLTLQLATGSQLVNARFVPQLQQYAQQVAPERTMAHLELVSKTRRRITTNASAKLMLEALMTGLMNV
- the tmk gene encoding dTMP kinase → MHFTPATAPNAHTCPGSFIVFEGGDGSGKTTQIRLLADALRQKLKKVTVTREPGGTKIGEKLRALVLEHGNGEIDAHTEALIFAASRAAHAHQLIRPCIERGEVVLCDRYIDSSAAYQGAGRGLGIDTIVDLSRWATNDLTPDLTIVLDVPLAVSRERAGARGAADRMESESDDFHAALSDTFIQRAAADPARYVVIDATGTLDDVHLRVLDAVSAPLGLGA
- the manA gene encoding mannose-6-phosphate isomerase, class I; this encodes MGELFKLKNQIQNYAWGSRTTLAQMRGVPVPTQDPEAEVWVGAHPSAPSIALLDGQEQGLDQLVEQDPQRFLVAERSNDAFPYLFKILAIDAPLSIQVHPTDEQAEEGFADENARGIALDAPHRNYKDRFSKPETVIAVSEVKILTGVRDAHQLDALASGFNLEWLQALLPAPTAKDLLTTIIQLDEDATVRAVDETVAAAAAYSGDERVLVKAAELVEMVAGKYPGDRGLLVALVMNYIELAPGESAFTPDGQVHAYLDGTAIELMNPSDNVMRAGLTPKHIDTDELIKILAVEQGSPEIQTPERITPGVATYAMWDQRLSVTRVQVREDAPIEFTFEGTSTLISTGGQVTITGAGQSFEITGTESVMHVGAPVTATITGTGDLYIAAHR
- a CDS encoding Rrf2 family transcriptional regulator, translating into MKLTAFSDVSLRILLLLAGIDGRERLSTQTIADGVGTPYNHVAKSVAFLASRGWVESTRGRTGGVVLSASGRVVTIGAVLRASEGDVAMVECETHSNHTSCPMRNNCALRTVLGRAREAFFAAVDDIVIAELPNQRQMGPVFIELGLGSLAQRLPEISPL
- a CDS encoding globin domain-containing protein, translated to MLSEKSRPVIEATLPVIAERINYITPEFYKRMFAARPDLMDGMFSRSSQLEGTQPKALAGSIAVFASWIVANPDSYPDEVLSRVAHKHAALGLKEEEYPTVYKYLFEAIAADLGDAATPEVAEAWTEVYWLMADALIKLEKGLYASQANDVMFAPFKVVAREETGEKTLVLTFEPADETPMTEAVAGQYVSIITKARDGLRQPRQFTLLPAKKNQRRVAIKLDEQGEMTVILHELQNGDLVEISNPYGDVTLGSFGDNPESPLYLFSAGIGITPMLAFVSELAAEGSAREVVAVHADRTASSWPLKDEYTAAVEKLENGKLVSFLGDGSGDFEGRVDVSKLDVPSNASVYLCGPLPFMQATRSALVEAGVPGQQIQYEIFGPDQWMLHDQARTA
- a CDS encoding phosphomannomutase/phosphoglucomutase; translated protein: MTTVDLNASFKAYDVRGIVGDTITAETVRATGAAFVDVLGLAGQKVLVGADMRPSGPEFMDAFAEGATARGANVVKIGLISTDELYFACGVENAAGVTFTASHNPAEYNGMKMAKAGAVPISSETGLFDVRDLAQKYLNDGEITAVETTGTVSEKDFLKSYAEYLRKLVDLSGIRPLKVVVDAGNGMGGMTTPAVLGDTILPGLPLEIVPLYFELDGTFPNHPANPLEPANLVDLQKSVVKHGADIGLAFDGDADRCFVIDEKGEPVTPSAITALVAERELKRAQAEGNDEPVIIYNLITSKAVPELVEKLGGHAIKTRVGHSFIKAVMAEESGVFGGEHSAHYYFKDFFNADTGMLAAMHVLAALGEAETPLSKLGAQYSPYISSGEINSEIEDKKGAVDRVRALYADNTDVTVEDSDGTTFSNAAEGWWANLRPSNTEPFLRLNLEAPDTATMERVRDEILAEVRK